The region GTGCTCCTGCGCGAAGGACTGTTCGCGTGTATTCGTCGGGGGACGCGTCCGGTTGGCGTGCGTCGTTGCCGGGGAGGGCTGTGCCAACCGGCTGAATCGCCGGTCGGCATATTCATCGCGTCCGAGATGTGTCGGTGCCTGTCCCCGAATCCGTGATCAGCTGTGCATCACCGGAAGGGCCGGACTTATTGGGCCGAATGGCCGCTGAGTCGGTATCCGCCCTCGCCCAGCGTGCGCGTCATGTGCTCCGCGTACCACTGCGGCCAGTCAGCGTCATGCCTGCCGAGCTTCTCCTCGTGCAGGCCGTGCGCGGCCGCGGCGCGCTTGAGCGCGTCCAACAGGATGTCGATCGTTGACAGCGCCATCGCTGACTCCTCCACGCTCTCGCTCATCGTCCAGGGGCCCTTTTCTTGACTTCCTGCAGCATCCAGCCGTTGCCGTCCGGGTCGCTGAACGAGGCGAAGGACCCGTAGTCACTGCGATCCGGATGCGGGCCGGTCACCCGCTGCTCGTTTCCGATGTGATAAAACACGCCTCCCGCATCGTGGAACACCTCCGACACGTCGACGCCGCGCCCGACGAGATCGGCACGAGCCGCCTCGATGTCGAAGACGACGAGTTGCAGGCCCTGCAGCGAGCCCGGTGCGGCCGGCGTGATTCCGGTGCCGATGATGATCGAGGCCTCCGACCCGGGAGGCGTGAACTGCACCACCCGGAAGTCCTCACTGGCGACGTGGTCGATATCCATCCGGAACCCCAACGTCTCGTAGAAGCGCTTCGCCCGATCGACGTCGGAGACAGGAACTACCAGAACCTCGAGTTTCATATCCATGATCACAGATACCTTTCCCTCTGTTGCTCGTGCGTAATGGGATGCGGCCGGCTTTGACTTCTGGCTGTTGTGTCGCCGGAACGTCAAAGCCGGCGCTTGTGGATCCTCGAGCCCGGACGAGCACTACGAGCGCGCCCAGATCGACGCATTTACCGCGGTCCGGCTTCGCCACCGCGCCCGCGCCGGGCCGCGAGGCCCGAGTGCCCCACCGAGTCGGCGCGGCTCTGTCATGAAGAGCGAGGTGCCGGAGTCGGCGCCGACGATTTCGACCGGCCGGGTACCGGGCGCGGTGAAAAGCTGCAGAATGGCGTCAGCGCAGTGATCTGAACGCTGCTCGGATCTCGGCGCTGAAGAGCTTCGGCTCTTCCCACGCTGCGAAGTGACCGCCCTTGTCGACCTCGTTGAAATAGATCAGCTTGTGGTAGCTGCGCTCGGCCCAGCTTCGAGGCGCGCGGTAGATCTCACCAGGAAAGACCGTTATGGCAGCGGGGATGGAGATGTCCACGGCATTGAAGTTGTTCTCGTTGTTCTCCGAGTAGAGCTGGGCGGAAGAGACCGCGCTGTTGGTGAGCCAGTAGAGCGTGATGTCGTCGAGCATCTCGTCTTTGGTGAGCGACCGCTCGGGCTCGCCGCCGCTGTAAGTCCATTCGGCGAACTTGTCATACATCCAGGCGGCCAGGCCGACAGGTGAATCCGTCAGTCCGTAGCCCACGGTTTGCGGGCGGGTCACCATCATGATGGCGTAGCCACTGTTCTTCTTGTAGAGCCTGTCCAGTGATTCGAATGCGGCCTTTTCCTTGGGGGACAGCCCGGCCGGCGCGGGTTCGCCGTTGTTGAGGGCCTTCGCGATGTCCGGCGGCACGGTCGCAGGCATGTTGACGTGGATGCCGAGCAGTCCCGGAAACGCCCGACGCGCCATCTTGTCCGAGATCACCGAACCCCAGTCGCCGCCCTGGGACACATAGTGCTTGTATCCCAGACGCTTCATCAGCACGTCCCAGGCGAGCCCGATGCGGTCGGCATTCCAGCCAGTGGTCTTCGGCTTGCCCGAAAAACCGTAACCGGGCATCGAGGGCAGAACGAGATGGAAGGCATCCTCCGCGCGTCCTCCGAAGGCCGTGGGATCGGTGAGCGGGCCAATGACCTTCAGGAGCTCCAGGACCGAGCCCGGCCAGCCATGGGTCATGATCAGCGGCAGTGCGTTCGGATGACGAGAGCGGACGTGCGCGAACTGAATGTCGATTCCATCGATCTCCGTCATAAACTGCGGCAGGGCGTTCAGCTTCGACTCCACCTTCCGCCAGTCGTAGTCCGTCCCCCAGTAGTGGACGAGGTTCTGGAGCTTCGCCAATTTGACGCCCTGGGACTGATCGGTGACGGTCTCCCGGGCCGGCCACCGTGTCTCCGCGATGCGTCGGCGGAGATCAACGAGGTCCTTCGTCGGAACGTTGATGCGGAAAGGGCGGATCGCGTTGCCTTTGGGCCCTGCGGTCGGCTGTGGGGCAGAGCCGAAGGCAGTCGAGGTTGTTGCGGCAAGCGCGGCGGCGGCTGTGGTAGCAAGAAAGCCACGACGCGTGGGCGAAGGCATCTTTTCGGACATGGATCATTCTCCTCGGTGAATTGGCAGGTCAGCCGCCGCATCTTGGTTGACGCGGCGTAGAACGAATTGGGCTTTAGCTGACCCGGGCCGCCCTCGGAGCCCGCGTCGGTAGGTCTTTCATGGGGCCGGACAGGACTGAACTCATTGTTGTTGTCTGCGCCGCCGAACGAACCCGTGAAGAACCCTGGTCACCCCCCGGGGAGGAGCCCGGGGACACCGCGACCGCGACTCAGGGCAGCTGTGCGGGCGAGCGGAGCTGCCTTCGTGAGCTGATGCCGAGCTTGCCGAAGACCTTGCTCAGGTGCCATTCGACGGTGCGCGGGCTGAGAACAGCCGGGCGCCGATCTCCGGATTCGACAGACCCTCGCGGACGTGCCGGGCGATCTGGGCCTCTTGCGCGGTGTGTGCTCGGCGGTGCGCTTGCGGACCGTGTCACCGGCGGCTTGTAGCTCGCGGGCGGCACGTCGGCGAACTCCGCCATCCCCATTCCGCTGAACATCTCGTGGGCGACACGCAGCTGCTCGCGCCGAACGTCGCGTGAGTCACGGTGCCGGCCGGGACAACGCATAGCCGGGCATCGGTCAGACTTCGCCCTTCGTCTCCTGCGTCTTGTCGCGCTGCGGATTACGGCGAAAGCCCACGCGTGTCGCCACCAGTTGCGAGGCGACATCGTCGCGATGGGCCCGAAGCCACACCTCCTGCAAGCCCACGCTGGGGAAGATCCAGGAAGTGAACAAGGCCACCGCTCGCGCCCACCCCGCGTCCACGCGCGTCGGCGGCCACCCAGCAAGAGACTTCCCTAGCTTGCCCGTCATGCTGCAAGGCGATGTTGCCCAGTCGCTGCCCGGTGACCGAATCGCAGATGAGGAATGGACGCCGCACAGGTTCTGGCGGCGATCCGGGCTTGGTTTGAACGCCCGCCTGGGGCGAGCGGGTCGCAGCGACTTGATCAAGGTGCCCAGGAGAACTCGTTTGAACCCGTCGGTGCCCCCTGGCGGCGTTCAGACCGACGGTCAAATGACGGTCAAACGATCAAGGGCCTGATCGCTGTCTCCAGCGATCAGGCCCTTGACCTGCAACTACCTGGTCGGGGTGGCGGGATTTGAACCCACGGCCTCTTCGTCCCGAACGAAGCGCGCTGCCAAGCTGCGCTACACCCCGGTCGCTTGGACTTTTCGTCCTGCGCCTCGGCAAGTCTAGCGGACTTTGCGGCCGCTTGTGCCATCAGACACGACCGGCCGGCGCGGGACGAGGGTCAGGAGGGTCGCCTCCGGCGGGCAGGCGAAACGCGCGGGCGCGTACGGGGAGGTGCCGAGGCCGGCCGAGACGTGCAGCCAGGAGCTCTCGTGCCTGCTCAGCCCCTTGACGCGGGCGCGGTCGATGCCGCAGTTGGTGACCAGGGCGCCGTAGAACGGGATGCAGAGCTGACCGCCGTGGGTGTGGCCGGCCAGGAGCAGCTGGTATCCGTCCTCGGCGAACCGCGACATGTTGCGCGGCTCGGGCGAGTGCATGACGCCCAGCCGCAGGTCGGCGTCGGCGGGGGCCGGTCCGGCGATCTCGTCGTAGCGGTCCCGGTCGATGTGGGAGTCGTCGATCCCGCCCACGTGGACGTCGAGGTCGGCCACCTTCAGGCGGGCCGTCGTGTTGTTCATGTCCAGCCAGCCGGCCTCCCGCATCGCGGCGCCCAGCTCCTCCCAGGGCAGGTTCGGCATGTGCTGCCGGGAGTCTCCCTTCGACGTACGCCAGAGGTAGCGCACGGGGTTCTTCGGCCGGGGGGCGTAGAGGTCGTTGGAGCCGTAGACGAACAGGCCCGGCCGGTCGAGCAGGGGATCCACGGCACGCATGTACGCCTCGACGGCGTCGGGGTGCGCCAGCGTGTCGCCGGTGTTCACGACGAGATCGGGGTTGAGCGACGCCAGCGACCGCACCCACCGGATCAGCCGGTGGCGACGGGGGGTGAGATGCAGATCGGAGATCTGCAGGATCCGGACCGGCCGCTGCCCGGGGGCGAGAACGGGGACGTCGAACCGGCGCAGCCGGAACCAGTTCCGTTCGATCACGGCGGCGTAACCGGCACCGGCGACGCCGAGGCCGAGCACTGACAGGGGAATCGCGGCGGCTTTCCTCACACAGCCATGATGCCCGACCTTCGCGCCGTCTCCCGCATAACCTGGCGAAGACCGGGCCCCCGGCACGGCAAGATGGGACGCATGAGTGCGTTGAAGGACAAGCTGAAGGCCGACCTCGCGGCCTCGATGAAGGCTCGTGACGAGGTGCGCCTCCGGACGATCCGGATGGCGCTGGCGGCCGTGAACGTCGAGGAGGTCGCCGGCAAGGAGGCCCGCGAGCTCAGCGACGACGAGGTGGTCAAGATCCTGACCCGCGAGGCCAAGAAGCGCCGCGAGGCCTCCGAGGCGTTCGCGGGCGCCGGACGGGCCGAGCAGGCGCAGGCGGAGCTGGACGAGCAGGCGGTGCTGGAGGAGTATCTCCCCGCCCAGCTCAGCGATGACGAGCTGAACGCGCTCGTCGACGAGGCGATCGCGGAGAGCGGGGCGCAGGGCCCCAAGGCGATGGGTCAGGTTATGAAGGTCCTGAACCCGAAGGTCGGGGGCCGGGCCGAGGGCGGCCGCGTCGCCCAGGCCGTACGCGCCCGTCTCTCCGCCTGACCACCGGGGCGGCCTCCGCCGGAGTGCCCTAAAGACCGGAGGGTCCTAAAGACCGGAGGGTCCCGGTACGCCGACGGGCCGCGCCTCGGGCAGAGGAGCGGCCCACCGGAGGGGACGCCGGTCGAAGGCCTCCATCGGAGGCCCCGACCGGTCGAACCTCAGTTGAAGGGGTCGAACGGCTGGTTGCCGAACGGCCGGTCGCCCGGCCCGCGGCCGCCGCCGCGGCCGCCGTCACCACCACCGCCAGGGCCGCCACCGCCAGGGCCACCACCGTCAGGGCCGCCGCCGGGGTCCGGCTTGGGCTTGGGCGGGGGAGCGCACTGGTGGGCGCAGCCACCGAAGCGTGACATGTCCGGCTTCGTGAACGACGACGGATCCACGCCCTTGAGCGCCGACAGGAACGTCGCCTTCCAGATCGGTCCCGGGATGCTGGCGCCGAAGACCGAGCCGTACGACCGGCCGCCGATGACGCGGCCGCTCAGCGGGTAGCGGACCGGGCCGCGCGGGTCGCCGAGGCTGACGGCGCCGGCCAGGTCGGGGGTGAACCCGGCGAACCAGACGGTGCGGGAGACGTCGCCCGTACCCGTCTTGCCCGCCGCGTCACGGCCGATGCCGCCCACGGAGGTCATGGTGCCCTTGGTGAACACGCCTTCGAGAATGTGGGTGGCGGCGTCCGCGACCTCGGCCTCGACGACCTGCTTGCACTTCGGCTTGAACGAGGTCACCTTGTTGAAGCGGTCGGTGATCTCGGTGATCGCCATCGGCGGGCAGTACTTGCCGCGGGCGCCCAGCGTGGCGTACGCGCTGGCCACGGTAACCGGGTCCATCTCGTTGAAGCCGAGCGTGAACGGCTCGAACTCCTGCAGCTTTCCGCCGTCGGCGCGCTTGATGCCGAAGTCCTTGGCGGTCTTGACCACGTCGCAGAGGCCGACCTTCTGCTCAAGGGTGAGGAAGAAGGTGTTCACCGAGCCCCAGGTGCCGGTCTGCAGGGTGAGGAACCCGCCGTGGCCCTCCGAGTTGTGCAGCTCGTGCACGATGTCGCCGACCCCGTTGCCCTTGCAGTCCTTGAAGTCGAACGGGCTGCCGGCCTTGTACGTGGCGCCCACGTTGAAGCCGTCGTTGAACTTGTAGCCCTCCTTCAACGCCGTCACCAGCGTGAACATTTTGAAGGTGGACCCGGCCTGGAAGCCGGCGCCGCCGCCGTGCACGGCGTCCGCGACGACGTTGATCGACATCTCGTTCTTCTTCTTGCTGGTGCCGAACTTCCGGCTGGAGGCCATCGCCCTGATGGCACCGGTGCCCGGCTCGACCAGGGCCTCGGAGGCGACCGGCTTGTCGGAGGGGTGGACGTACTTCTTGATCGCTTTCTCCGCGGCCTTCTGCATCTTCGGGCTCAGCGTGGTCCTGATCGTCAGGCCACCGCGTGCCAGAAAGTCCTGCCGGGCCTTCTTGGACTTGCCGAACTGCGCGTCGTTGAGGATCTCGTTGCGCACGTAGAGGCAGAAGTACGGATAGTCACTCTCCTCGCAGCCGCCGGGGATCTGCTTGTCCTTCCACCCCAGCTTCTTGGCCCTGGCCTTGTCCGCTTCGGCCTGCGTGATGATCTTCAACTCGGCCATCCGGTCGAGCACGACGTTGCGCCGAGTAGTCAACCGGTCGCGGAACGTCTTGCCCCGGTTGGGGTCGGTGGCGTTCGGGTCCTGTACGGCTCCCGCCAGCGTCGCGGCCTGGGCCAGATTGAGCTCGGAGGCGTGCTTGCCGAAGAAGCGCTTGGCGGCGGCCTCGACACCGTACGCGCTGGCGCCGAAGTAGGCGATGTTGAGATACCGGTTGAGGATCTCGTCCTTGCCGTACTTCTGCTCCATCGCCATGGCGTAGCGGACCTCGTTGAGCTTGCGCCCCACGGTCGGCGCGACGGCGGCGGCCTTCTCCTCGTCGGTCTCCGCCTTGTTGAACAGCACCTGCTTCACGTACTGCTGCGTGATGGACGAGCCGCCCTGGGTCACCCCGCCCGTGGTGATGTTCTTGACCAGCGCGCGGGTCGTGCCCTCGAGGTCGAGCGGGCCGTGCTCGTAGAAGCGGAAGTCCTCGATCGCCACGATCGCCTTCCGCATGATCGGGGCGATGCGGTCCATCGGGACCGACTCCCGGTTCTCGAAGTAGAACTGGGCGATCTGCTTGCCGTCCGCGTCGAGGAGCACGGTCTTCTCGGGGAGCGGCGGTTCGTCGAGCTCGGCCGGCTTGAGGCTCAGGGTCTCGATGCCTGACTTGACCGAAACGCCCGCACCGCCCACGGCGGGTAGTGCAATCGCCGCCGCAAGCACGCCCGCGACTCCCGCGGCACCGACGAGGCGCAGGACGGCGGCTGACCGAGATGCCAGTGTTTTACCGTGAGCTTGCACGCAACCAAGGGTACGTCCGTTTGGTGCCTCACCAGGCATCGGCCTCACGGCTCCGCATTACCCCGGCAGGGGGGGACTAGTCATTCCCGGCCACATGGCCTGACTTGACCATGCACGAATTTGGTCCCCCCGGGGTATGTCGCGTCGATCGTTTCGTTGCGTACGTTCTCCTCTGCGGCTACTGCAATACAGGAGGCCCGACGCCCGCGCCCGTCGGCCGAAACAACGACTGACCACCTAAGGGGAGTGGGGTCGAACATGTGGATCACGGATTGGACCTCCCGTGCCGCCTGCCGGGGTGCGGATCCTGACGCGCTCTTCGTGCAAGGCGCCGCCCAGAACCGGGCGAAACTTATCTGCCGTGGATGCCCCGTCCGTACCGAATGCCTCGCCGATGCGCTGGACAACCGCATCGAGTTCGGGGTGTGGGGCGGGATGACGGAGCGGGAACGCCGCGCGCTGCTCAGGCGCCGGCCCGATGTGGAGTCATGGCGGGATCTGCTCGAGTCCGCCAAGGAAGAGTACGAGCGGACCAACGAGTTGATCGCCGGCTGACCGGCGGCCGGTCCCTCCCCGAGGAGGGCCGGACGTCACGACGCGAGGAGCTGCCCGATCTGGCGAAGTCCCGCCAGATCGTGCACGTCCTCCGGCATCGCGGGCACCTGCGCGATCGGCACCGTGGGATGGGCCGACGTGAAGTGCTCCCGCTGGCGCTGCTCCCGTGCGGCGAGCTGCATCCGTCCGGCGTGCAGCCGCAGTACGGCCGCGGTCAGCTCGTGCTCGCCCCGGGCCTCCAGGTCCTCGGCGGCGGCGGAGCTGCGGGCCGCGGACAGCGAGGGCGCCAGCGACCGGTGCACCCGGTTGACGACGAGCCCGGCCAGCGGCATGCGCTCCTCGGCCAGCCGCTCGACGAAGTAGGACGCCTCGCGCATCGCGTCGCGCTCGGGCGCGGCGACGACGAGGAAGGCGGTGCCGGGCGCCTGGAGCAGCCGGTACGTCTGCTCGGCCCGCTGGCGGAAGCCGCCGAACACGGCGTCGAGCGCGGTGACGAACAACTGGATGTCCCGGAGCACCTGGGCTCCGATCACCTTCGTCAGGATGCCGGCGACCACGCCGAAGCCCGCGTTGAGCAACTTGAACGCGCTGCGCCCGCCGGCCTTGGCGGGCGCCGTGAGGATGCGGATGAGCCGCCCGTCGAGGAACCGGCCGAGCCGTTCCGGCGCGTCGAGGAAGTCGAGCGCCGACCGCGACGGCGGGGTGTCCACCACGATCAGGTCCCACTCGTTCGAGCGGCGGAGCTGGCCGAGCTTCTCCATGGCCATGTACTCCTGCGTGCCGGAGAAGCTGGACGACAGCGACTGGTAGAAGGGGTTCGTCAGGATCTGCTGCGCCCGCTCCGGATCGGCGTGCGCCTCGATGATCTCGTCGAAGGTCCGCTTCATGTCGAGCATCATCGCGTGGAGCTCGCCGCCGGTCTGCTCGCCGCCGTCGGCGCCGTTCACCCGCCTGGGCGTGTTGTCGAGCTCGGTCAGGCCCATGGCCTGGGCCAGTCGCCGGGCGGGGTCGACGGTTAGGACGACCACGGAGCGGCCGCGTTCGGCGGCGCGCAGGCCGAGGGCCGCGGCCGTCGTGGTCTTGCCGACGCCGCCGGAGCCGCAGCACACGATGATCCGGGTGTCCGGGTCGTCCAGAATCGCGTCGATGTCCAGCGCGGGCGCCGTCCTGGTCACAGCTCAGCCTCTCACTCGGTGGGCACGAAATCGGTCGGCAGCGGGTCGGGTCGGGTCGGCAGGGCTCACGCGGCGCCCTGGGCGCGCAGGGCGTCGGCCAGCTCGTAGAGCCCGGCGAGGTCGGCGCCGTCGGGCAGCAGCGGCAGGTCGTACCGTGGCGTTCCGGCCTGCTCCAGCTCCGCGCGCTCCCGTTTCTCCAGCTCCGCGCGCAGGGCGTGCTCGGCGACCTCCGCGGCGAGCGCCTCGGCGACGGCCGAGGCGCCCGCGGTGGCGTCGGCCAGCCCCGCGGCCTTCAGGCCGAGCGCGATCTCGGCGGAGTCGAACCGGCCCTTGGCGGCGGCCTTCAGCGCCCGCGCGGGCAGCAGCGCCGGGCGCACCATGTTGACGAACACACCGCCCACCGGCAGACCGGTCTCCCGGAGTTCCGCGACGCCGTCCAGCGTCTCCTGGACGGGCATCTCCTCCAGAAGCGTGACGAAGTGGACCGCCGTCTCCGGGGAGGCGAGCACGCCCCTCACCAGGTCGGCGTGGTTCTTGATCGGGCCGACCCGGGCCAGCCCGGCGACCTCCTGCGTCACGTTCAGGAAGCGCGAGATGCGGCCGGTCGGCGGCGCGTCCATGACGACCGCGTCGTACGCCCTGCGGCCCAGCCTGTCGCGGCGCCGTACGGCCTCGCTGGTCTTGCCGGTGACCAGGACGTCCCGCAGGCCGGGGGCGATCGTGGTGGCGAAGTCGACCACGCCGATGCGGGTCAGCGCCTTGCCCACCCGCCTGATGCCGTAGAACATCTCCAGGTAATCGAGCATGGCCTCTTCGGGGTCGATGGCGAGGGCGTACACGTCCCCGCCGCCGGGCGCCACCGCGATCTTGCGCTCTTCGTACGGCAGCGGAGGGAGATCGAACGCCTGGGCGATGCCCTGCCGTCCCTCGACCTCGACGAGCAGGACCTTGCGCCCGCCCGCCGCGAGGGCCAGCGCGAGCGCCGCGGCGACCGTCGTCTTCCCGGTGCCGCCCTTGCCGCTCACCACGTGCAGGCGCACGCCGTCCCAGTCGGTGTCACGGGTCTCCCCGCCGCCTCCGCCGCGCCTGCTGGTCGGCTGACTCACCGTGCCTCCTCCGGCCGGCCGGCGAGATCGCCTCCGCGGATCGTCGCGCGGTAGTTCCCGTCGGCGTGCCTGCTCCACTCGCCCACGTGAGGAAGGCTACCCAAGGCTCACCTGCCGATTCGCGCCGGTCGTCCCCGAGCGCGGAGAGGCCGTGCCTCGATAGCCTTTGCCCATGACCAAGTGGGAATACGTCACGGTGCCGCTGCTCACCCATGCCACGAAGCAGATCCTGGACAACTGGGGTGAAGACGGGTGGGAGCTCGTCTCCGTCATCCCGGGGCCCAACCCGGAGCAGTTGGTCGCCTACATGAAGCGGCCCAAGTGATGGCCACTCCGGAGGAGCGCCTCGCCGATCTCGGGATCGAACTGCCCGAGGTCGTGCCTCCGCTGGCCGCGTACGTGCCGGCCGTGCGGACGGGCGGCCATGTGTACACCTCGGGCCAGCTTCCGCTGGTGAAGGGCGAGCTGAGCGCCACCGGCAAGGTCGGGGCCGAGGTCTCGCCCGAGGAGGCGAAGGAACAGGCGCGGATCTGCGCCGTCAACGCGCTGGCGGCCATCAGGGCCCTCGTCGGCGACCTGTCGCAGGTTGTCCGGATCGTGAAGGTGGTCGGGTTCGTCGCGAGCGCTCCCGGTTTCACCGGGCAGCCGCAGGTCGTCAACGGCGCGAGTGAACTGCTCGGCGAGGTGTTCGGCGAGGCAGGGGTGCACGCGCGGAGCGCCGTCGGCGTGGCGGTCCTGCCGCTCGACGCGGCCGTGGAGGTGGAGGTCGTCGCGGAGGTCCGCTGACCGCGGTAGCAAGGACCCGTCGATTGCGGTCACGGGACGGCGTACGGGAGCATGGGGCCGGTCGAACCGATCCTTGTTCTGGTTGGGAGGGCTCCATGGGGGTTCCGCTGCCGGGTCGTCTCGGCGAGCGGGCGCGGGAGATCCTGGCCGGCCGCCTGGCTCCCGTCCCGGCCCGTGACGCGGCCACGGTGGTGCTGCTCCGCGACGACCCCCTTGAGGTGTATCTCCTCAGGCGGCAGGCGACGATGGCCTTCGCGGCCGGCGCCTACGTGTTCCCCGGCGGGTCGGTCGACCCCAGGGACGCCGACCAGGCCGTGGCCTGGGCCGGCCCCTCGCCCGCCGGGTGGGGTGAGATCCTCCGGACCGGCGAGAGCACGGCGCGCGGCCTCGTCTGCGCCGCCGTACGGGAGACGTTCGAGGAGTCGGGCGTGCTCCTCGCCGGGCCGGGCCCGCGGACCGTGGTGACCGACACCACCGGCGACGACTGGGAGGCCGACCGCCTCGCGCTGATCGCGCGCACGCTGTCGTTCGCCGAGTTCCTCGACCGGCGGGGGCTGGTGCTGCGGTCCGACCTGCTCAAGGCGTGGGGGCACTGGATCACCCCGGTCATGGAGACCCGGCGGTTCGACACCCGCTTCTTCGTGGCCGCGCTGCCGTCCGGGCAGCGTACGCGCGACGTGGGCGGTGAGGCGTCCGAGGTGGCCTGGATGCGGCCCGGGGACGCCCTGGCCGCCGCGCGGGACCGTACGGTGTTCCTGATGCCGCCGACCTTCCGGACGTTGACCGAGATCGCCGCTTTCGAGACGATCGGCGATGTGCTGTCCTGTCCCCGGTCGATCACGACCATCGTGCCCGCCCCCGCCGAGGTGGACGGCCGGATGGTGCTGGTGATCCCCGAGGAGATCCCCGAGGAGATCCCCGCGCGGTTCCCCGAGGCCGGGAGAGCGGGCACGTGAGCGGCCTGCGCATCCCCCTGGACGGTGCGGAGGGCCCGGACGGCGCGGGCACGGCGACCGCCGTGAACGTGCTGGCGCCCAACCCGTCGCCGATGACCCTCGACGGCACCAACACCTGGATCGTCGGCGGAGCGGACGCCGTGCTGGTCGTCGATCCCGGGCCGGACGACGAGGCGCACCTGCGGCGGGTCGCCGAGGGGGTGGCCGGCCGCCGGGTGACGGCCGTACTGCTCACGCACGGGCACGCCGACCACAGCGACGGGGCGGGCCCGCTCGCGCGCCTGCTCGGCGCTCCGGTGCGGGCGCTCGACCCCCGGCACCGCCTGGGCGAGGAGGGCCTGGACGACGGCGACGTCGTCACGGCGGGCGACGTGGAGGTCAGGGTCGTCGCCACGCCGGGGCACTCGTTCGACTCACTGTGCTTCTGGCTGCCCGGCGACCGGGCGATGCTCACCGGAGACACCGTCCTCGGCCGGGGGACGACGATGATCGCTCCCGACGGGGACCTCGGCGACTATCTGCGCAGCCTCGACAGGCTCAGGCAGGGCGCGGAACTGCTGGAGGCCACCGCGCTGCTGCCCGGCCACGGCCCCGTCCTGCCCGACCCGGCCGGGGTCCTGAACGCGTACGTCGTGCACCGCCGGATGAGGCTGGAGCAGGTCCGCGAGGCGATCCGCAGGGGCGCCAGGGACGCCCGGGAGATCGTCGAGATGATGTACGCCGACGTGGACCCGTCGCTGTGGCCGGCCGCGGAGATGTCGGTCGCGGCCCAGCTCGACTACCTCAAGACCACGCTCTAGCGAGAGCGGTTGAAGAGCCGCTCCCTGTCCATGATCACGACAGCCTTGGCCTCGATGCGCAGCCAGCCGCGCTGGGCGAAGTCGGCCAGCGCCTTGTTGACCGTCTCGCGCGAGGCGCCCACGAGCTGGGCCAGCTCCTCCTGCGTGAGGTCGTGGTGCACCCGGATGCCGTCGTCGGTCTTGTGGCCGAAGCGGTCGGCGAGGTCGAGAAGCTGCTTGGCGACCCGGCCGGGCACGTCGGTGAAGACGAGGTCGGCGAGCACGTCGTTGGTGCGGCGCAGCCGCTGCGCGAGAGCGCGCAGCAGGTGG is a window of Microbispora sp. NBC_01189 DNA encoding:
- a CDS encoding VOC family protein, giving the protein MKLEVLVVPVSDVDRAKRFYETLGFRMDIDHVASEDFRVVQFTPPGSEASIIIGTGITPAAPGSLQGLQLVVFDIEAARADLVGRGVDVSEVFHDAGGVFYHIGNEQRVTGPHPDRSDYGSFASFSDPDGNGWMLQEVKKRAPGR
- a CDS encoding epoxide hydrolase family protein yields the protein MSEKMPSPTRRGFLATTAAAALAATTSTAFGSAPQPTAGPKGNAIRPFRINVPTKDLVDLRRRIAETRWPARETVTDQSQGVKLAKLQNLVHYWGTDYDWRKVESKLNALPQFMTEIDGIDIQFAHVRSRHPNALPLIMTHGWPGSVLELLKVIGPLTDPTAFGGRAEDAFHLVLPSMPGYGFSGKPKTTGWNADRIGLAWDVLMKRLGYKHYVSQGGDWGSVISDKMARRAFPGLLGIHVNMPATVPPDIAKALNNGEPAPAGLSPKEKAAFESLDRLYKKNSGYAIMMVTRPQTVGYGLTDSPVGLAAWMYDKFAEWTYSGGEPERSLTKDEMLDDITLYWLTNSAVSSAQLYSENNENNFNAVDISIPAAITVFPGEIYRAPRSWAERSYHKLIYFNEVDKGGHFAAWEEPKLFSAEIRAAFRSLR
- a CDS encoding metallophosphoesterase, whose product is MRKAAAIPLSVLGLGVAGAGYAAVIERNWFRLRRFDVPVLAPGQRPVRILQISDLHLTPRRHRLIRWVRSLASLNPDLVVNTGDTLAHPDAVEAYMRAVDPLLDRPGLFVYGSNDLYAPRPKNPVRYLWRTSKGDSRQHMPNLPWEELGAAMREAGWLDMNNTTARLKVADLDVHVGGIDDSHIDRDRYDEIAGPAPADADLRLGVMHSPEPRNMSRFAEDGYQLLLAGHTHGGQLCIPFYGALVTNCGIDRARVKGLSRHESSWLHVSAGLGTSPYAPARFACPPEATLLTLVPRRPVVSDGTSGRKVR
- a CDS encoding GatB/YqeY domain-containing protein, translated to MSALKDKLKADLAASMKARDEVRLRTIRMALAAVNVEEVAGKEARELSDDEVVKILTREAKKRREASEAFAGAGRAEQAQAELDEQAVLEEYLPAQLSDDELNALVDEAIAESGAQGPKAMGQVMKVLNPKVGGRAEGGRVAQAVRARLSA
- a CDS encoding transglycosylase domain-containing protein translates to MGGAGVSVKSGIETLSLKPAELDEPPLPEKTVLLDADGKQIAQFYFENRESVPMDRIAPIMRKAIVAIEDFRFYEHGPLDLEGTTRALVKNITTGGVTQGGSSITQQYVKQVLFNKAETDEEKAAAVAPTVGRKLNEVRYAMAMEQKYGKDEILNRYLNIAYFGASAYGVEAAAKRFFGKHASELNLAQAATLAGAVQDPNATDPNRGKTFRDRLTTRRNVVLDRMAELKIITQAEADKARAKKLGWKDKQIPGGCEESDYPYFCLYVRNEILNDAQFGKSKKARQDFLARGGLTIRTTLSPKMQKAAEKAIKKYVHPSDKPVASEALVEPGTGAIRAMASSRKFGTSKKKNEMSINVVADAVHGGGAGFQAGSTFKMFTLVTALKEGYKFNDGFNVGATYKAGSPFDFKDCKGNGVGDIVHELHNSEGHGGFLTLQTGTWGSVNTFFLTLEQKVGLCDVVKTAKDFGIKRADGGKLQEFEPFTLGFNEMDPVTVASAYATLGARGKYCPPMAITEITDRFNKVTSFKPKCKQVVEAEVADAATHILEGVFTKGTMTSVGGIGRDAAGKTGTGDVSRTVWFAGFTPDLAGAVSLGDPRGPVRYPLSGRVIGGRSYGSVFGASIPGPIWKATFLSALKGVDPSSFTKPDMSRFGGCAHQCAPPPKPKPDPGGGPDGGGPGGGGPGGGGDGGRGGGRGPGDRPFGNQPFDPFN
- a CDS encoding WhiB family transcriptional regulator; this translates as MWITDWTSRAACRGADPDALFVQGAAQNRAKLICRGCPVRTECLADALDNRIEFGVWGGMTERERRALLRRRPDVESWRDLLESAKEEYERTNELIAG
- a CDS encoding ArsA family ATPase gives rise to the protein MTRTAPALDIDAILDDPDTRIIVCCGSGGVGKTTTAAALGLRAAERGRSVVVLTVDPARRLAQAMGLTELDNTPRRVNGADGGEQTGGELHAMMLDMKRTFDEIIEAHADPERAQQILTNPFYQSLSSSFSGTQEYMAMEKLGQLRRSNEWDLIVVDTPPSRSALDFLDAPERLGRFLDGRLIRILTAPAKAGGRSAFKLLNAGFGVVAGILTKVIGAQVLRDIQLFVTALDAVFGGFRQRAEQTYRLLQAPGTAFLVVAAPERDAMREASYFVERLAEERMPLAGLVVNRVHRSLAPSLSAARSSAAAEDLEARGEHELTAAVLRLHAGRMQLAAREQRQREHFTSAHPTVPIAQVPAMPEDVHDLAGLRQIGQLLAS